The uncultured Desulfuromonas sp. genome has a segment encoding these proteins:
- a CDS encoding nucleotidyltransferase family protein encodes MKKQRVLELLAQSKRELQDRYGVSRLALFGSTARDEAGSNSDIDVLVAFDDPATSKRYFGVQFYLEDLLGRPVDLVTEKALRAELRSSIEQERVDV; translated from the coding sequence ATGAAAAAACAGCGCGTCCTTGAGCTTTTAGCACAAAGTAAACGGGAATTGCAGGATCGCTACGGCGTCTCCCGTCTGGCTCTCTTTGGTTCAACCGCGCGCGATGAAGCCGGTAGCAATAGCGATATCGATGTGCTGGTTGCCTTCGATGATCCCGCCACCTCAAAGCGCTATTTTGGCGTCCAATTTTATCTCGAAGACCTCTTGGGCCGACCCGTTGATCTAGTCACTGAAAAAGCTCTCCGGGCTGAACTGCGTTCCTCTATTGAGCAGGAGCGTGTCGATGTCTGA
- a CDS encoding SoxR reducing system RseC family protein — protein MIDEIPNAKEVVNRLFEHQTTLSETGVVVELREKRLAVVAREQSEGCSGCGASGGCCQGGGNGQRRLLADNQPYARIGDTVRVEVETTAGLADSQNFLYIIAFIMLALGLAVGYFIASLLPVGIPAALLALIIGGAFMVGTLGVFRFGRPAVVQTSLARIVEVITPAEQDDPAAEENKG, from the coding sequence ATGATCGACGAGATTCCCAATGCCAAAGAGGTGGTCAACCGTCTGTTTGAACATCAGACGACTCTGAGTGAAACCGGTGTGGTTGTTGAACTGCGCGAAAAGCGTCTGGCTGTTGTTGCCCGCGAACAAAGCGAAGGGTGCAGTGGTTGCGGTGCCTCCGGTGGCTGCTGTCAGGGCGGGGGAAATGGCCAGCGGCGCTTGTTGGCCGACAATCAGCCCTATGCACGGATCGGCGATACCGTGCGGGTGGAAGTCGAAACCACCGCCGGTCTGGCCGACTCGCAGAACTTTTTATACATCATTGCCTTTATCATGCTTGCACTCGGTCTGGCAGTCGGTTATTTTATCGCCAGCCTTTTGCCCGTCGGTATTCCGGCGGCGTTGTTGGCTCTGATCATCGGCGGTGCCTTTATGGTCGGCACCCTTGGCGTGTTTCGTTTCGGACGCCCGGCCGTGGTACAGACCTCCCTGGCACGTATTGTTGAAGTGATTACTCCAGCCGAGCAGGATGATCCTGCCGCTGAAGAAAACAAAGGTTAG
- a CDS encoding DUF5655 domain-containing protein, with product MSDIKLFKIDNGDVVEITGKSVALEKSLQELMEKNLEAFLGVRFLASEYSTGKTHGGRIDTLGLDENGCPVIIEYKRSTNENVINQGLFYLDWLMDHKAEFKLLVMDRFGKDVAEAIEWSTPRLLCIAGDFTRYDEHAVQQINRNIELLRYRKYADELLLLELVNATSATVSFESCSANGREKTTYKTVSDNIAQAKPAMRDLYEELCAYLLALGDDVQQKTLKYYIAFKRLKNFACVELYNQAESMVVHVKVDPDSVDLENNKGLLRDKREIGHYGTGDLEIIIRNASDLEKAKEYLQRSYEAC from the coding sequence ATGTCAGATATCAAATTGTTTAAAATCGATAATGGTGATGTTGTAGAAATAACAGGCAAATCCGTTGCTCTGGAAAAATCTCTTCAGGAGCTGATGGAGAAGAATCTCGAAGCCTTTCTCGGTGTCCGTTTTCTCGCTTCCGAATACTCAACCGGCAAAACACATGGCGGACGCATCGACACGCTAGGCCTTGATGAAAACGGTTGCCCTGTCATCATCGAATATAAACGTTCAACCAACGAAAACGTCATCAATCAAGGACTGTTCTATCTCGATTGGCTGATGGATCACAAAGCAGAATTTAAGCTGCTGGTGATGGATCGATTTGGAAAAGATGTCGCAGAAGCCATTGAATGGTCGACACCGCGACTGCTTTGTATTGCCGGTGATTTTACCCGCTACGATGAGCACGCTGTTCAACAGATCAATCGTAATATCGAATTGCTGCGTTATCGAAAATATGCCGATGAGCTGCTACTTCTGGAATTGGTAAATGCGACTTCGGCAACCGTATCATTCGAGAGCTGTTCTGCGAATGGTAGGGAGAAAACCACCTATAAAACGGTCAGCGACAATATCGCTCAAGCAAAACCGGCAATGCGTGATTTGTATGAGGAGCTGTGTGCTTACCTCTTGGCTTTAGGAGATGATGTTCAGCAGAAGACTTTAAAATACTACATTGCCTTCAAACGGCTAAAAAATTTCGCCTGTGTTGAACTCTATAATCAAGCTGAGTCGATGGTTGTTCACGTTAAAGTCGATCCCGACAGTGTAGACCTTGAAAATAATAAGGGGCTCTTACGCGATAAGCGGGAGATCGGCCATTACGGTACTGGTGATTTGGAAATCATCATCCGCAACGCTAGTGATCTTGAAAAAGCCAAAGAGTACCTCCAGCGAAGTTATGAAGCCTGTTAA
- a CDS encoding DEAD/DEAH box helicase family protein yields MNKSNEQTFQNDIINQMIANGWLLGTPDGYNRELALYEEDLLGFVQETQDKQWQKYCKLYPQNPEKHLLERVAQQLNKVDPNATGKELRTFGTLGVLRHELRDRGARFKLCQFKPEHDLNPDTLAHYQRNRLRIVPELVYSPYATEEHLLETGKQAKKWRIDLVLFVNGLPIATLELKSEFKQAVDNAIKQYKRTRPPKDPVTKKPEPLLTFKRGALVHFAVSQYEIYMTTRLEGDETFFLPFNKGTREGGAGNDIPENPDDYATSYLWNEVLLPDNLLKILDHFVHLQIEEKEDWQGRKYREETMIFPRYHQWDVVNKLLAAAGTEGSGQKYLIQHSAGSGKSNSIAWTAHQLSSLYTDSGEKLFHSVIVVTDRTVLDDQLQETIYQFEHADGVVGRINRKEGEGSKSEKLAHALETAQSIIIVTIQTFPFVLQAIENSVSLKKRRYAIIADEAHSSQTGSTARKLKEVLLCETSDDDEELTSEDILDATIAARPGSANLSYFAFTATPKPKTMELFGRLPDPSLPPSKTDNVPEPFHVYTMRQAIEEGFILDVLKNYTNYKVAYKLAQKIQTKDQEVDSKKATVKLNQWVRLHDYNIAQKVQVIIEHYKDNIMGLLGGQAKAMVVTSSRKEVVRYKKEFDKYITRKGYSGISALVAFSGEVVFSHADPNANGLVGEKFTEHSMNPGLKGRDMRKAFDTDEFQVMLVANKFQTGFDQPKLCAMYVDKKLHGVECVQTLSRLNRTYPGKSECGTYVLDFFNDPQDVLDSFLPYYQTAELTDVSDPNLVFDLFDKLRAEEIFTWHEVEQFAVAFFAKSKSSAAISNICKPAVERWQQRYKHAVEAYKTAKAMFERTKTTADAVLIANAEKSFKECKKAKDRLEIFKKDLGSFTRFYEFMSQIVDYDNKDLEKLSLYARHLRPLLREKLDEDDIDLSNVALSHYRLSKQREQNLVMETEGDYGLTPGNNLGTAKAKDKKEELLSQVLTRLNELFITDKLTDKDLVNYAYTIRDKVSENKSVMDQIRNNTPEQAMLGDFPKALDDAVMESGEAHQNQMLQILSNPVVAKGFARIVFDLLLNR; encoded by the coding sequence GTGAATAAATCAAACGAGCAAACCTTCCAGAACGACATCATCAACCAAATGATTGCGAACGGCTGGCTGCTCGGTACGCCGGATGGCTACAATCGGGAGCTGGCCCTGTATGAGGAAGATCTGCTCGGCTTTGTGCAGGAAACCCAGGACAAACAGTGGCAGAAATACTGCAAACTCTATCCCCAAAATCCAGAAAAACATCTTCTTGAACGGGTTGCGCAGCAGCTAAACAAAGTGGATCCCAACGCCACGGGCAAAGAGTTGCGCACCTTCGGCACCTTGGGTGTGCTGCGCCATGAACTGCGAGATCGCGGTGCCCGTTTCAAACTCTGTCAGTTCAAACCGGAGCATGACCTCAACCCGGATACCTTGGCTCATTACCAGAGGAACCGGCTGCGGATTGTGCCGGAACTTGTCTACAGCCCTTATGCGACCGAAGAACATTTACTTGAAACCGGTAAACAGGCGAAGAAGTGGCGCATCGACCTGGTGTTGTTTGTTAATGGCCTTCCTATTGCTACGCTGGAGCTGAAATCGGAATTTAAGCAGGCGGTGGATAATGCCATCAAGCAATATAAACGCACGCGTCCGCCGAAAGACCCCGTCACCAAGAAGCCGGAACCCCTTTTGACTTTTAAGCGTGGGGCGTTGGTTCATTTTGCCGTCAGTCAATATGAGATTTATATGACCACCCGGCTTGAAGGGGATGAGACCTTCTTCCTGCCGTTTAACAAAGGCACCAGAGAGGGTGGGGCAGGCAATGATATTCCGGAAAACCCGGACGACTATGCCACCAGCTACCTGTGGAATGAAGTATTGCTGCCTGATAACCTGCTTAAAATCCTTGATCACTTTGTTCACTTGCAGATTGAGGAGAAAGAGGACTGGCAGGGGCGGAAATATAGAGAAGAAACGATGATTTTCCCCCGTTATCATCAGTGGGATGTGGTTAATAAGCTGTTGGCTGCCGCCGGTACGGAAGGTTCGGGGCAAAAATATCTGATTCAGCACAGTGCCGGTTCGGGCAAGTCAAACTCTATTGCCTGGACCGCACATCAGCTCTCTTCTCTCTACACTGACTCCGGGGAAAAACTCTTTCATTCGGTGATTGTGGTGACCGACCGCACCGTGCTCGACGATCAGCTGCAGGAAACCATCTATCAGTTTGAGCATGCCGACGGCGTGGTGGGACGGATTAACCGTAAAGAAGGGGAAGGGAGCAAGTCGGAGAAGCTGGCCCACGCTCTGGAAACCGCACAGTCGATTATCATCGTCACTATTCAGACCTTTCCCTTTGTGCTACAGGCGATTGAGAACAGCGTCAGCCTCAAGAAACGCCGCTACGCGATTATCGCTGACGAGGCACATTCGTCGCAGACCGGTTCCACTGCCCGCAAGTTGAAGGAGGTGCTGCTTTGTGAGACTTCGGACGATGATGAGGAGTTGACCTCCGAAGATATCCTTGATGCCACGATTGCCGCCCGGCCCGGGAGTGCCAACCTGAGTTATTTTGCTTTTACCGCGACCCCCAAGCCAAAAACTATGGAACTGTTCGGTCGTCTGCCTGATCCGTCGTTGCCGCCTTCCAAGACGGACAATGTGCCGGAACCTTTTCATGTCTACACCATGCGTCAGGCCATTGAAGAGGGCTTTATCCTTGATGTATTAAAGAATTACACCAACTACAAGGTGGCCTATAAGCTGGCACAGAAGATTCAGACCAAAGATCAAGAGGTTGACAGCAAAAAGGCCACGGTGAAGCTTAATCAGTGGGTGCGGCTGCATGATTACAACATTGCCCAGAAGGTGCAGGTGATTATCGAGCACTACAAAGACAACATCATGGGGCTGCTCGGTGGGCAGGCCAAGGCCATGGTGGTGACCAGCTCGCGTAAAGAGGTGGTGCGTTATAAGAAAGAGTTTGACAAGTACATCACTCGGAAAGGTTATTCGGGGATCAGCGCTCTGGTGGCTTTTTCCGGTGAGGTGGTTTTTAGTCATGCCGACCCGAATGCCAATGGTCTGGTGGGTGAAAAGTTTACCGAGCACAGTATGAACCCTGGGCTGAAGGGCCGCGATATGCGCAAGGCCTTTGACACCGACGAGTTTCAGGTGATGCTGGTGGCGAATAAGTTCCAGACCGGTTTTGACCAGCCGAAGCTGTGCGCCATGTACGTGGATAAAAAGCTCCACGGCGTCGAATGCGTGCAGACCCTGTCGCGCCTCAACCGCACCTATCCCGGCAAGTCTGAGTGCGGCACCTATGTGCTCGATTTCTTCAACGATCCTCAGGATGTTCTGGATTCCTTTTTGCCCTATTATCAGACCGCTGAATTGACCGATGTCTCCGACCCGAACCTTGTCTTTGATTTGTTTGACAAGTTGCGCGCCGAGGAGATTTTCACCTGGCACGAAGTGGAGCAGTTCGCCGTCGCCTTCTTTGCCAAAAGCAAGAGCAGCGCGGCCATCAGCAATATCTGCAAACCGGCGGTGGAGCGTTGGCAGCAGCGCTATAAACATGCGGTGGAGGCGTATAAGACCGCTAAGGCGATGTTTGAACGCACCAAGACGACGGCAGATGCCGTACTGATTGCCAATGCCGAGAAAAGCTTTAAGGAATGCAAAAAAGCCAAAGACCGTCTGGAGATTTTTAAAAAGGACCTCGGCAGTTTTACCCGCTTTTACGAATTTATGTCGCAGATCGTTGATTACGATAACAAGGATTTGGAAAAATTGAGCCTCTACGCCCGCCACTTGCGGCCCCTGCTGCGCGAGAAGCTGGACGAGGATGATATTGATCTCAGTAACGTTGCTTTGAGCCATTACCGGTTGTCAAAACAGCGTGAACAGAACCTGGTGATGGAAACCGAAGGGGATTACGGTCTGACGCCGGGCAATAATCTGGGAACGGCCAAGGCCAAGGACAAGAAAGAAGAATTGCTGTCTCAGGTTTTGACGCGGCTCAACGAGCTGTTTATCACCGACAAGCTGACCGATAAGGATTTGGTCAATTATGCCTACACCATTCGAGACAAGGTGAGTGAAAACAAGAGCGTTATGGATCAGATCCGTAATAATACTCCGGAGCAGGCGATGCTGGGCGATTTTCCCAAGGCTTTGGATGATGCAGTGATGGAAAGTGGCGAAGCGCATCAGAATCAGATGTTGCAGATTCTCTCCAACCCCGTTGTGGCTAAAGGGTTTGCGCGGATTGTGTTTGATTTATTGTTGAATCGATGA
- a CDS encoding restriction endonuclease subunit S, with protein MAGKYQTYPEYKNSRIDWMGEIPRHWETIAVGRLFTRVKRTGHSDKELLSVYRDFGVIPKSSRDDNNNKPSEDLDPYQLVRPNDLVMNKMKAWQGSIAMSVFEGIVSPAYFVYQPNPDVFSRIHPKYLHYLLRSPRYITQYLRRSKGIRVNQWDLDPDEFKRIDLLIPPRRDEQEQIADFLDHETAKIDTLIDKQQQLIKLLKEKRQAVISHAVTKGLNPDAPMKDSGVEWLGVVPEHWTVAKLRYLVTESAAGPYGASLTKAMYTSSGYRVYGQQQVIAGCFEVGDYYISQEKYIEMIRYRVFPGDLLVTVMGTIGRVAVVPEGVEKGIINPRLVRYALDKKRIIPEFAKEQMLSSLHQNYLLKAAQGSTMDGLNMGILGGLPLAYPPYKEQQEVLNYVDKISKKYSQLIFVALQSLDLLRERRTALISSAVTGKIDVRNWKTDFRTE; from the coding sequence ATGGCGGGGAAGTATCAAACATATCCAGAGTACAAGAATTCTCGAATAGATTGGATGGGCGAGATTCCAAGACATTGGGAAACTATCGCCGTTGGTCGTTTATTCACTCGTGTTAAACGAACGGGCCACAGCGATAAAGAGCTATTATCGGTCTATCGCGACTTCGGGGTTATTCCTAAGTCAAGTCGGGATGACAATAACAATAAACCCTCTGAAGACCTTGACCCTTATCAACTTGTTCGGCCAAATGATTTGGTGATGAATAAGATGAAGGCTTGGCAAGGTTCAATAGCCATGTCAGTGTTTGAGGGTATAGTCAGTCCTGCATATTTTGTTTATCAGCCGAATCCGGATGTTTTTTCGCGGATTCACCCTAAATACCTTCATTATTTGCTTAGAAGTCCACGCTATATAACGCAATACCTGAGAAGGTCGAAGGGGATCAGGGTGAATCAATGGGATCTTGATCCTGACGAATTTAAGCGGATTGATCTTCTTATTCCCCCCAGGCGAGATGAACAAGAGCAAATTGCCGATTTTCTCGACCACGAAACCGCTAAAATCGACACTCTGATCGACAAGCAACAACAACTGATCAAACTGCTGAAAGAAAAGCGTCAGGCGGTGATCAGCCATGCCGTCACCAAAGGACTGAACCCCGATGCGCCGATGAAAGATTCCGGTGTTGAGTGGTTAGGGGTGGTGCCGGAGCATTGGACAGTAGCAAAACTAAGATATTTGGTGACAGAGAGTGCAGCAGGACCATACGGAGCTTCGCTCACTAAAGCAATGTACACAAGTTCTGGCTACCGAGTTTATGGGCAACAACAAGTTATTGCGGGTTGTTTTGAGGTTGGTGATTACTATATCTCGCAAGAAAAATATATCGAGATGATCCGGTACCGGGTATTCCCAGGTGATTTGTTAGTAACTGTTATGGGAACGATTGGCAGAGTGGCCGTTGTCCCAGAGGGGGTTGAAAAGGGCATTATCAATCCACGTTTAGTTCGGTATGCGCTTGATAAAAAACGAATAATACCAGAGTTTGCTAAAGAACAAATGTTGTCGAGCCTGCACCAAAACTACCTTCTGAAAGCCGCCCAAGGATCAACTATGGATGGATTGAACATGGGGATTTTGGGTGGTCTTCCTTTAGCTTATCCACCGTATAAAGAGCAGCAGGAGGTACTGAACTACGTTGACAAAATTTCTAAAAAATATTCTCAGTTGATATTTGTCGCTTTGCAATCATTAGATTTGTTGCGGGAACGTCGTACTGCTCTCATCTCTTCGGCAGTCACCGGGAAGATAGATGTTCGTAATTGGAAGACTGACTTTCGCACGGAGTAG
- the smpB gene encoding SsrA-binding protein SmpB, with protein sequence MGIKIIATNKKAYHEYYIEETYEAGMVLTGTEVKSLRLGNVNIKESFCRIMKGELFINNMNISPYEQGNRENHDPTRIRKLLLHKYEIDKLVRKVEEKGLSLVPTKIYFKNGYVKLEVGVGRGKKLHDKRESLKKKQADREMAKIFKENR encoded by the coding sequence ATGGGCATTAAGATTATCGCGACAAATAAAAAGGCTTACCACGAGTATTATATCGAGGAAACCTACGAGGCCGGCATGGTCCTCACCGGCACCGAGGTGAAATCCCTGCGTCTCGGCAACGTCAACATCAAGGAGTCGTTCTGCCGCATCATGAAGGGCGAGCTGTTCATCAACAATATGAACATCAGCCCCTACGAGCAGGGCAATCGGGAAAATCACGACCCGACGCGTATCCGTAAATTGCTGTTGCACAAGTACGAGATCGACAAGCTGGTTCGTAAAGTGGAAGAAAAAGGTCTGTCGCTGGTGCCGACCAAAATTTACTTCAAAAACGGCTACGTGAAGCTGGAAGTGGGTGTGGGTCGCGGTAAGAAATTGCACGACAAACGGGAGAGCTTGAAGAAGAAACAGGCCGACCGTGAGATGGCAAAAATATTTAAAGAAAATCGTTAA
- a CDS encoding HepT-like ribonuclease domain-containing protein, producing the protein MSDSRRQWKFYLDDMIAFVEKVLCYTEGLDQIAFVESGLNYDATLRNLELIGEAATHIPDDIRSNHPEIPWRMIIATGNRLHSRLSLHR; encoded by the coding sequence ATGTCTGACAGTCGCCGCCAGTGGAAGTTTTACCTCGACGACATGATTGCCTTTGTTGAAAAGGTTCTTTGTTACACCGAAGGGCTTGATCAAATTGCTTTTGTAGAAAGTGGCCTGAACTACGACGCCACGTTGCGTAATCTTGAGCTGATTGGTGAAGCCGCTACCCACATTCCCGACGATATTCGTTCCAATCATCCTGAAATCCCCTGGCGGATGATTATCGCCACTGGCAACCGTCTTCATTCACGGCTATCTCTGCATCGATAA
- a CDS encoding class I SAM-dependent DNA methyltransferase has translation MPNEFSATAAFLWSVADLLRGDFKQSQYGRIILPFTLLRRLECVLKKDKDAVLAKYTEVSKMELPEEATEKLLLRATEANFFNTSPMDLSKLGESGIKDNLETYIQSFSKDAREIFEYFKFSEFIAQLNDANLLYKVVQKFANADLSPERISNHDMGKVFEELIRRFAESSNETAGEHFTPRDIVHLTTSLVFMEDDEALTREGIIRTIYDPTAGTGGFLSEGMEYVAKLNPNAVMRAFGQELNPESYAICKGDMLIKGQEVDRIKLGNTLSNDQLYADKFDYMLSNPPFGVDWKKVEKEIKDEHTIKGFDGRFGPGLPRVSDGSLLFLLHLISKLRDAKDDVHGRTSLAGGTTPGATGGGRIGIILNGSPLFTGGAGSGESEIRRYILEADLLEAIVALPTDMFYNTGIATYVWVLSNKKSSDRKGKVQLINGVNLCGKMRKSLGSKRNVMADEDIRTITRTFGAFADADTIDPTTNQRINKIFNTTDFGYRRITVERPLRLSVQFTDERLAVLRFAPKPFNASMKWIYEQYGHEWTDDNYGRLSAWEAEARPYIKNNFKELKEKQIKEVLDPALWRQQKALLKVGKALQQQLAKHMGAAAIVDGPCNDFNRFEVELKNALKVINGKLDAKQRKQLLAAVSWKNPDAERVVKKVHTGKVDPLYGKFDIDGKIIEFESDGDLRDNENIPLDPSRNVTEMVEDYFRKEVAPHVPDAWIDANKRDEKDGELGIVGYEIPFNRHFYVYTPPRSLEEIDADLDVVSREIMGLLREVHS, from the coding sequence ATGCCCAACGAATTTTCTGCCACCGCGGCCTTTCTCTGGTCCGTTGCCGATCTATTGCGCGGCGATTTTAAACAGAGCCAGTATGGCCGGATTATCTTGCCTTTTACCCTGCTGCGCCGCCTTGAATGCGTGTTGAAAAAAGACAAAGACGCGGTGCTGGCCAAATATACCGAAGTCAGCAAAATGGAACTGCCGGAAGAAGCGACAGAGAAACTGCTGCTGCGGGCCACTGAAGCGAATTTTTTTAATACCTCGCCTATGGATTTGTCCAAATTGGGCGAGTCCGGCATTAAGGACAATCTGGAAACCTATATCCAGTCCTTTTCCAAAGATGCGCGGGAGATCTTCGAGTATTTCAAGTTTTCCGAGTTTATCGCCCAGCTCAATGATGCAAACCTGCTCTATAAGGTGGTGCAGAAATTTGCCAATGCCGATCTGAGCCCCGAGCGGATCTCCAACCACGATATGGGTAAAGTGTTTGAGGAATTAATCCGGCGTTTCGCTGAGAGCTCCAACGAAACTGCCGGTGAACATTTCACCCCGCGTGACATTGTCCATTTGACGACCTCGCTGGTGTTTATGGAAGACGACGAGGCCCTGACCCGTGAGGGGATTATTCGCACCATTTATGACCCGACCGCCGGAACCGGAGGTTTTCTTTCTGAAGGGATGGAGTATGTCGCCAAACTCAATCCCAACGCGGTGATGCGAGCTTTTGGTCAGGAGTTGAACCCGGAATCCTACGCCATCTGCAAAGGTGACATGTTGATCAAGGGCCAGGAGGTTGACCGCATCAAGCTCGGCAACACTCTGTCCAACGACCAGCTCTACGCCGACAAATTCGATTATATGCTGTCCAATCCGCCATTCGGGGTGGACTGGAAGAAGGTCGAAAAAGAGATCAAGGACGAACACACCATCAAAGGCTTTGATGGCCGTTTCGGTCCCGGCTTGCCGCGTGTTTCCGATGGCTCGTTGCTGTTTTTGCTGCACCTGATCTCCAAGTTGCGAGACGCTAAAGACGATGTGCATGGACGCACAAGTCTCGCGGGAGGCACGACGCCGGGAGCGACTGGTGGCGGGCGCATAGGCATTATCCTCAACGGTTCGCCTTTGTTTACCGGTGGGGCGGGCAGTGGTGAAAGCGAAATTCGCCGCTATATTCTCGAAGCTGATCTGTTGGAGGCGATAGTCGCCTTGCCGACCGACATGTTCTACAACACCGGCATTGCCACCTATGTCTGGGTGCTGTCCAACAAAAAGTCGTCAGATCGCAAAGGCAAGGTGCAACTGATCAACGGCGTCAACCTGTGTGGCAAGATGCGCAAATCCCTTGGTTCCAAACGAAACGTCATGGCGGATGAGGATATCCGAACCATCACCCGCACCTTCGGCGCTTTTGCCGATGCAGATACCATTGATCCAACGACCAACCAGCGGATCAACAAGATTTTCAACACCACCGATTTCGGTTATCGCCGCATCACGGTTGAGCGGCCGTTACGGCTTTCCGTCCAGTTTACCGATGAGCGTTTAGCGGTGCTGCGTTTTGCACCGAAACCGTTCAATGCGTCAATGAAATGGATCTATGAGCAATACGGCCACGAGTGGACGGATGACAACTACGGAAGACTTTCAGCTTGGGAAGCTGAAGCTCGGCCTTACATCAAGAACAACTTTAAAGAACTGAAAGAAAAGCAAATTAAAGAGGTGCTTGATCCGGCGCTATGGCGGCAGCAAAAAGCATTGCTGAAGGTTGGCAAAGCATTGCAACAGCAGCTTGCAAAACACATGGGTGCGGCTGCTATTGTTGATGGCCCCTGCAATGACTTTAACCGCTTTGAGGTCGAGCTGAAAAACGCCCTTAAAGTTATCAATGGTAAGTTGGATGCCAAGCAGAGAAAGCAACTACTGGCTGCGGTGAGCTGGAAGAACCCGGACGCCGAACGGGTGGTCAAAAAGGTTCACACCGGCAAGGTTGATCCTCTTTACGGAAAGTTTGATATTGACGGCAAGATCATCGAATTTGAAAGCGATGGCGATCTGCGTGACAACGAGAATATCCCCCTCGATCCATCCCGCAACGTAACCGAGATGGTGGAAGATTATTTCCGCAAGGAAGTTGCGCCGCATGTGCCGGATGCCTGGATCGATGCCAATAAGCGGGATGAGAAGGATGGGGAATTGGGTATTGTCGGCTACGAGATTCCCTTTAACCGGCATTTCTACGTTTATACTCCGCCGCGTTCGCTTGAGGAGATTGATGCGGATCTGGATGTGGTGAGTCGAGAGATTATGGGCCTGCTACGGGAGGTGCATAGCTGA
- a CDS encoding Fic family protein, with protein MPDRYDTSGYTEDQYEPGSDGTVLKNLLGVTSREEMAILETEELWRAQESLLDVIEEDQCFTARDIFEMHRIWLSRVYEWAGQARRVNVSKGEVVFAMAHTIPDLMSEFERNQLSRYTPCRFDGYDDVAQALAETHVELMLIHPFREGNGRLGRLLATLMALQAGLPLLDFSVMAGERREDYFAAVRAGWDRDYAPMKQLFQEVIRSSIEEGGED; from the coding sequence ATGCCTGATCGCTATGATACCTCAGGATATACCGAAGATCAGTACGAACCGGGTTCTGACGGAACGGTCTTAAAGAATCTGCTTGGGGTCACTTCGCGTGAAGAAATGGCGATTCTCGAAACGGAAGAATTGTGGAGAGCCCAGGAATCCTTGTTGGATGTCATTGAGGAAGATCAGTGTTTTACCGCTCGTGATATTTTCGAAATGCACCGAATCTGGCTCAGTAGGGTGTACGAATGGGCAGGACAAGCTCGCCGGGTGAATGTGAGCAAAGGTGAGGTTGTTTTTGCGATGGCGCACACGATTCCTGATTTGATGTCGGAGTTTGAACGCAATCAGCTTTCCCGCTACACACCCTGTCGATTTGATGGTTACGATGACGTTGCCCAGGCTTTGGCCGAGACTCATGTGGAGTTGATGTTGATCCATCCTTTCCGAGAGGGCAACGGCAGACTTGGCCGATTGCTGGCCACGCTAATGGCTTTGCAGGCTGGTTTACCGTTACTTGATTTCAGTGTGATGGCTGGTGAGAGAAGAGAAGACTATTTTGCTGCAGTACGAGCAGGCTGGGATCGCGACTATGCGCCAATGAAGCAGCTGTTTCAGGAAGTTATCCGTTCTTCAATAGAAGAAGGCGGAGAAGATTAA